One window of the Rhipicephalus sanguineus isolate Rsan-2018 chromosome 4, BIME_Rsan_1.4, whole genome shotgun sequence genome contains the following:
- the LOC119391219 gene encoding beta-1,3-galactosyltransferase 1: MSTAEPTSAEPSDSLKVSTAEPTSAEPSGGLKISTAQPTSVEPLTLQSVPVEPDTTTSSTTKTTFRDPVSAVATASSSLAFAKNTTSIPGWKVKNACGFPLRVLYYVHTAPNNFHMRRFLRYSIGNPAVATFVNSSIAFFVGKTTNTELSEELHAEAECEGDLVLLDHVDTYRDLTLKFIGATKWLAANGCLSSSTDVIVKLDDDVIVNAFLLASYIKRRMAATETRNLETIHCAIMPPIYLKPMRSKKSKWFVTEEEYDNDIYPPFCSGAAYLMKASVLALLGKATGSVPFFWVDDVYATGLLRMAQNVTLVNITHMYSIVPSYRTTYISNKTLFFHWGQTPRLFKRAYRLWASVLRQYLNM, encoded by the coding sequence ATGTCAACAGCTGAGCCCACTTCCGCTGAGCCTTCTGACAGCTTGAAGGTTTCAACGGCTGAGCCGACTTCCGCTGAGCCTTCTGGTGGCTTGAAGATTTCAACAGCACAGCCCACTTCCGTCGAGCCCCTAACTTTACAATCAGTACCAGTCGAGCCAGACACTACTACATCGTCCACCACCAAGACAACCTTTCGTGATCCAGTGTCCGCTGTGGCCACTGCCAGCTCGTCACTGGCGTTTGCGAAGAACACAACCAGCATACCAGGCTGGAAAGTGAAAAATGCCTGTGGATTTCCCCTTCGGGTGCTCTACTATGTTCACACGGCTCCGAATAACTTCCACATGCGTCGGTTTTTGCGCTATAGCATTGGCAATCCGGCTGTCGCCACGTTCGTGAACTCCTCTATCGCCTTCTTCGTCGGCAAGACCACGAACACGGAATTGAGCGAGGAGCTACATGCGGAGGCGGAATGCGAAGGTGACCTGGTGCTGCTAGACCATGTAGACACCTACCGGGACCTGACATTGAAGTTCATCGGTGCCACGAAGTGGCTGGCTGCTAACGGCTGCCTCAGTTCATCGACagatgtcatcgttaaactggacgacgacgtcatcgtcaaTGCGTTTCTTCTGGCATCTTACATCAAGCGACGCATGGCCGCAACCGAAACTCGCAACCTGGAAACGATACACTGCGCCATTATGCCGCCAATATACCTCAAGCCTATGCGCAGCAAGAAATCTAAATGGTTCGTCACAGAGGAAGAGTACGACAATGACATTTACCCTCCTTTCTGCAGTGGCGCCGCCTACCTCATGAAGGCGTCCGTGCTGGCCTTGCTGGGTAAGGCAACTGGCAGTGTTCCGTTCTTTTGGGTGGATGACGTCTACGCCACAGGTCTACTGCGGATGGCGCAGAACGTGACTTTGGTGAACATCACGCACATGTACAGTATCGTGCCGTCGTACAGAACGACTTACATAAGCAACAAGACTCTGTTCTTTCATTGGGGTCAGACACCCAGACTTTTCAAGAGAGCTTACCGGCTGTGGGCTAGTGTGCTGCGTCAATATCTAAATATGTGA